TACGAAATGAAGACATGTAGTTTTTTTCCCCCAACTGCCACTACCACTACCACTACCACCATTTACTTCACCTCCCGTGCATTAATTTTTGCAAATCGCGCAAGAAACTTTCAGTATTATTTGGTTTTGGGAAAACACTATatgatttcttttttaagcATGTGTAAATGTTTTCCATTAACGTTTCTAaagatatacatatttcAACGTAATTAGACGTGCCCATAAAATGAGCAAATTCCATTTGATGGTTATTcattaactttttattaacaacaagtaaaatttttttattttttcttaagcATTCGAATGTTGTCCCAGCTCCTCCATGACTTACAATTAAATCTGctttatcataaaatttattaagatCATTCTGGTAAGTAAAATactttacttttttcaataaattatatCCATTGTCGTCGTCCTCCTCCTTTTTGTTGTTGCTATTGATGTTGTTGTTCTTGTTgttcttatatattaattttggtATATAAGAGCTACTCCCAATTTGCATGGTCATCTGTGCGAAgcctaatttttttaaaaaatggtgAAACTCTTCCTTGTCCATATATTCGATCAGCTCATCGAATTTATGCGACCCGACCGTGACAAATAAGTACATCCTTAATTTACCTATTCTGATTTGTTAACTTATTCTGACTTGTTAATATACTTTGTTCCGTTAATTTATTCtgatttgttaatatattttgttattttttttttttcgagcTATATTTGTATGAGATATTACCTACAAATTTATACGTAActaatgtgtatatatctaATTTGAACATAACTAATGTATATGCgataactttatttttatgagcTTCTTACCCTCCTTAAGACACATGAAaatgtttcatttttaattttacgtGTTTACATATGCGTTGGTAATCTTTAGAGTATACAGAATATTTAAGGTATCACTATATTTTTACACTAGTACTCAGTAA
This genomic interval from Plasmodium brasilianum strain Bolivian I chromosome 1, whole genome shotgun sequence contains the following:
- a CDS encoding UDP-N-acetylglucosamine transferase subunit ALG13; translated protein: MDKEEFHHFLKKLGFAQMTMQIGSSSYIPKLIYKNNKNNNINSNNKKEEDDDNGYNLLKKVKYFTYQNDLNKFYDKADLIVSHGGAGTTFECLRKNKKILLVVNKKLMNNHQMEFAHFMGTSNYVEICISLETLMENIYTCLKKKSYSVFPKPNNTESFLRDLQKLMHGR